The following DNA comes from Heterodontus francisci isolate sHetFra1 chromosome 44, sHetFra1.hap1, whole genome shotgun sequence.
ATTAAAAGCTTCAGATCATAACCATCGCTATTTTCTCGGATGGCCTGTGCTTGTAATGGATGGTGGCTATGCCAGAGTCACTGAAAtgaggtgtgggctggtgcttggggtgaggATCCCCTCTCTGTACACGGCCGACTGGCTGGTCCTCATCCTTAGTGCCCACCCAACTTTTTCTGTCACTTTGCTGGGCTGCTGAGGCCTTCTCTTAGCCATGCTTTTCAAGTATTCTTCCCCTTCGTTAATTTGCTGTAACAATTTACTCTTCCTGTGGATCCATCTTCttttttctttaattgtcccattcttcTTGCACCATCAGACCGTTTGTGATTGAATCATTCCTGCCCTCCGCTGACTCACTCACTTTATTCTCTGCTCCCCTACCCGACATTTCTCTGACCCTATCATTGCTTCAAAAATTCCCATCTTGAATACTTTTCAGCTGTGAGGAATGTTTATTGGTTCATCGAGTGAAACGgcaacaacccccacccccacccccgccccctggAGGAGTTGGGAGGCAGGGTGCGTAAAATCAGTTGGGATATTGTCGTGGTAGAGGGGTGGTGCCGCGCCCAACGCCTACCCACCCTCGCTGGTGGTGCTGCTGCGACTGAAGagttgctggcccactgattggctggtaaATCTTACAGGTGGGATATCCTGCCTGAGAGCGGCAGAAGCCCGACTTCAGGCAATTAATTGTCTGATCCACGCAAAACACAAGTCGTGGCTTCCAGGGCTCCGCGGAGGCTTTCCATCCGGTGGGTTGGAACACCATGTCCTGGTGAAATTCCTTcagttgtctctctgtctctcgccaagATACTGCCTGTTCAGTGATTttatcagatttaaagcaggcgcGGTATTTTGATTTTGCTACAATACTTAGACCtggatattaacagcagcagatatgtTGGCAGGTGGGACGGAGTGAGGCCAGGGTTTCAGCATGTTATGCTGTTTGAATGTGTGTCTTTGGGTTCTCCACTTGGAGGTAATCCTGATCGGCAGACTTGGCTTCCAATCACACGATATGGACAGGGGAGCCGGCCGCAGGACAAAGTATATCATAGCCATGATCCCGAGGGGGAATTGTCCAATCAGAGGCTGCTAAATCCCCAACCATTGGGTGTTCTCCTATCCTGAGACATGTTCCCAGTCCGCTGGGGGTGACAAATCTCTGTGGAGTCCAATCCCCGGCACTGGGATGATGGCATGTTGGACGTTGGCTCAACCCTTGGGGTGTCCGATCAATGACCCAATAGTGGGGTGTCGATTCACCCCCCAGATCACTGAGGGATTCCAACCCCGGGAGGGAGGAGGCGATTGTCAATTAGGATTGTCTTTGTGTGGAGGGTAGCGTCTGATGAAAAAACCTGCCCTGCCAATGGTAAACCTGTAAAGCAAATTGAATCAGAGGCTTGACATCTGATTAAAATATTTAACGTGTTGACCACCTCCTGAGTTCGGTTGGTGCTCCCCTCCTGTTCCTCCTCTGCTAAACCTGGCAGTTGGAAGGTTAGAGGTGGTTTGAGCTCATGGTTGAGATTTTTAAGTATTAAACGCTGATCCTATTGCAACCCACTCATTCTTGGTGTTAAAATCGAGCTCTTACTCTCTGCAGAATGTTTgaacagtaatttccagtctcttttcccttctctctcttacagttaatttacttgcgattgtgatcctgtaccggggaaagtgcggactctccacctggaccactcgttacctggtggccatggcaagggcggatctactggttattatcactgagatcatactgtgGCGAATCAGTTATTACTttttcccgggatctttcctgaacatcactcctgtgtgtagtgttatctatgtcctgcttcgtgTAGGtagggactgttctgtctggttcaccgtcaccttctcctttgatcgatttgtggccatttgttgccagaagctgaaaactaaatattgcaccgagaaaactgcggctgtggttctagcaacaacctgcattttgctctgtttaaaaaacatccctttCTATTTTCCAATTAAACCTgtagagataattgacaatgtaccatggttctgtACTGCAAAGCCAAGCTACTATACTGATCCCGGATGGGTGagttttgactggtttgatacagttttaatcccattgctcccattcactttaattctgttgctcaacactctaACAGTCCGGCACATTTTAGTGgcgagtcgagtccgtaagggactgaggggtcagagcaagggagagttacgcagtgacccagagatggagaacagaaggaagtctgtgattttactcttcaccatatccggcagcttcatacttctgtggttgatgtATGTTATATATTACTCAATTTGTAATATTGCAGGGACATTTCTTGAGGATTACACTGATCCTTTCTATATCTTTGGACAAGTCGGATTGATGCTGCAGgttctaagttgctgcacaaacacatttatctatggggcaactcagtccaagttcagagagcaggtcaaaaacgcagtgaaatatccagttacgtcagttattcaattaattaataaatggaGCAACTGAAACCAGCCCTGATGAGGGTACCAGTATTTCCCTCTATGAATGTACAGGAGCCGACAGCTCCGCTGCCTCAGCTTGGTGTCTGCTCGGATGGAGGAGGCCTTGTCCCTACttagtccccatgttagctgaaaaCAGTTCTGtctcctcagcttctgtcagtctctcccttaaaatctgctgtcatcacacctctcctcaataAAACACACCTTAACCCCTCTGTCCATGAAATCATCCTACCTCCAATCTTTCTTTCCACTCTAAAGTCCTTTCAGGTATTGCCAGCTCACTAATCCATGCTTATCTTTCCTGGATACCAATATTCGAATCTCTCCAATGAAATTTCGCCCTGCCGCACTCGCAAAATTGTTCTTATTTTAGTgcaaaggagtctgcaaaggggtcCGGGGTTGCGGGAGCTCTGGAAGGGATCCAGGGtaccgggggctctgcaagggataTGGGATCcctgtgctctgcaagggggctaaGTGTTGGGTTgctgtgtagtggggggggggggtgggggttcagtATAGATTAGTAAACTGCAGTGTCATGGATCTATGTGCTCACACTGTTGGAAAgggatggggggaagtggggaaaCATCATCACGATTGGGATATGAGGACCATCTCCGTTGACAGAATTTGCACGTCCTCATGTGCCAAGGCAGGCAGTTGGATGGGTTGAGTAACAGTGAAGGAGGCAAGAAGCAAACAGATAACGTCGCAATTCGAGCCATTCACAGAGTGAAATAAAATCTCATATTAATGCCTCAACTCTGTCACGTCCTTTTCATTTC
Coding sequences within:
- the LOC137355967 gene encoding probable G-protein coupled receptor 139 — translated: MHQPINSIQKIYYVIIAIIGVPVNLLAIVILYRGKCGLSTWTTRYLVAMARADLLVIITEIILWRISYYFFPGSFLNITPVCSVIYVLLRVGRDCSVWFTVTFSFDRFVAICCQKLKTKYCTEKTAAVVLATTCILLCLKNIPFYFPIKPVEIIDNVPWFCTAKPSYYTDPGWVSFDWFDTVLIPLLPFTLILLLNTLTVRHILVASRVRKGLRGQSKGELRSDPEMENRRKSVILLFTISGSFILLWLMYVIYYSICNIAGTFLEDYTDPFYIFGQVGLMLQVLSCCTNTFIYGATQSKFREQVKNAVKYPVTAKESAKGSGVAGALEGIQGTGGSARDMGSLCSARGLSVGALQVAAMLLVIRVDHMLMRAVVTLASPEGRRQRSAAYN